From the Betaproteobacteria bacterium genome, one window contains:
- a CDS encoding 2-oxoacid:ferredoxin oxidoreductase subunit beta: MTYLAKPKLHHPSLPTNKLGFTRRDYEGAISTLCAGCGHDSISAAIIQACFELDLPPHRVAKLSGIGCSSKTPTYFLGSSHGFNSVHGRMPSVLTGANLANRELIYMGVSGDGDSASIGLGQFAHSIRRGVNMVYIVENNGVYGLTKGQFSATADKGSKSKRGAANMDEPIDMVALALQLGATYVGRSFSGDKDQLVPLIKGAILHQGAAFIDVISPCVAFNNHAGSTKSYDYVREHNEAVNSLDFITGRTPITTQFAEGTVQDVTQHDGSVIRLRKLHPEYDTHNRIAAMNYLQERQAAGEVVTGLLFMDTDPEDLHAHLGSVEAPFNILDEDALCPGSAALEAFNASLR; this comes from the coding sequence ATGACCTACCTCGCCAAACCCAAACTGCACCACCCCAGCCTGCCCACCAACAAGCTGGGGTTCACGCGGCGCGATTACGAAGGCGCCATCTCGACCCTGTGCGCGGGCTGCGGACACGACTCCATCAGCGCGGCCATCATTCAGGCCTGTTTCGAATTGGATCTGCCCCCCCATCGCGTGGCGAAACTCTCCGGCATAGGTTGTTCCTCGAAGACGCCTACTTATTTCTTGGGGAGTTCCCACGGATTCAACAGTGTGCATGGGCGCATGCCGTCCGTGCTGACAGGTGCGAACCTCGCGAATCGCGAATTGATTTACATGGGAGTTTCTGGAGATGGCGATTCGGCTTCCATCGGCCTGGGCCAGTTCGCGCACAGCATCCGGCGCGGCGTGAACATGGTCTACATCGTGGAGAACAACGGCGTTTACGGATTGACCAAGGGCCAGTTCTCCGCCACCGCCGACAAGGGATCCAAGAGCAAGCGCGGCGCCGCCAACATGGACGAACCCATCGACATGGTTGCCCTGGCGCTGCAATTGGGCGCCACCTACGTGGGCCGCAGTTTCTCCGGAGACAAGGATCAATTGGTACCGCTGATCAAAGGCGCCATCTTGCACCAGGGCGCCGCCTTCATCGACGTGATCAGCCCTTGCGTGGCCTTCAACAACCACGCAGGCTCCACCAAAAGTTACGACTACGTGCGGGAGCACAACGAGGCGGTCAACAGCCTGGACTTCATCACGGGACGCACACCCATCACCACCCAATTCGCCGAAGGAACGGTACAAGACGTGACGCAACACGATGGTTCCGTCATCCGCCTGCGCAAGCTTCACCCTGAATACGACACGCACAACCGCATCGCCGCCATGAATTACTTGCAGGAGCGGCAAGCGGCCGGAGAAGTCGTCACTGGGTTGCTCTTCATGGACACCGATCCCGAGGACCTGCACGCGCATCTGGGGAGCGTCGAGGCGCCCTTCAACATCCTGGATGAAGACGCCTTGTGCCCCGGATCCGCCGCGCTGGAAGCATTTAACGCTTCGCTGCGTTAG
- a CDS encoding ferrous iron transporter B, with amino-acid sequence MNTAASAPITLALVGKPNCGKTALFNRLTGARQKVANYAGVTVERKEGRFASPTGKAWRVLDLPGAYSLKAATPDEALTRAVLLGERSDESAPDGVICVVDATNLPLNLRMVLDVARLGLPMVVAVNMADVAKRRGLKIDIPRLSAELGVPVVETVAIKSGGERALVSALENLQARKTTTGLPRSLGTPAEEVAREIRRIVSVCVTGPHYVHGATEKLDRVLLHPLAGPVILAAVLFLVFQAVFSWAQAPMEAIKAGVAWGGSSLAPLLPEGMLRSLLVDGILAGVGSVLVFLPQILILFFFILALEESGYLPRAAFLLDRLMGKIGLSGRAFIPLLSSFACAIPGIMATRTIQNPRERLVTIMIAPLMTCSARLPVYALIIAAFIPSTTVGRIFNLQGVVLFALYIAGIVSAMAVGFLAKRAGARDRIQPLLMELPDYHWPHARSLVIGLWERAKIFLSRVGGIILSLMILLWFLSTFPSPPADATLPAISYSFAGILGRYLETIFAPIGFNWQISIALVPGLAAREVAVGALGTVYALSQTGDALAESLTPLIASTWGLPTALSLLAWYVFAPQCISTLSVVKRETNSWRYPAAMAAYLFGLAYLASFITYRTALWMT; translated from the coding sequence ATGAACACGGCGGCAAGCGCTCCCATCACGCTCGCGTTAGTAGGGAAACCCAATTGCGGTAAGACGGCGCTTTTCAACCGCCTCACCGGAGCCAGGCAAAAGGTCGCCAACTACGCGGGCGTCACGGTCGAGCGCAAGGAAGGGCGCTTTGCCTCCCCTACTGGCAAGGCTTGGCGCGTATTGGATTTGCCTGGGGCCTATAGCCTGAAGGCGGCAACTCCCGACGAAGCCCTGACACGCGCCGTGTTGCTGGGAGAACGCAGCGACGAATCCGCCCCTGACGGTGTGATCTGCGTGGTCGACGCCACCAACCTCCCCCTGAATTTGCGCATGGTGCTGGATGTGGCGCGCCTGGGCTTGCCCATGGTCGTCGCCGTGAACATGGCCGACGTTGCCAAGCGCCGGGGCCTGAAGATCGATATTCCGCGGCTCTCGGCGGAACTGGGCGTTCCCGTGGTGGAAACCGTCGCCATCAAGTCCGGTGGCGAGCGAGCGCTCGTCAGCGCACTCGAAAACTTGCAGGCACGCAAGACCACCACGGGATTGCCGCGCTCCCTTGGCACCCCGGCCGAGGAAGTTGCCAGGGAGATTCGCCGCATCGTTTCCGTTTGCGTCACCGGACCGCACTACGTCCATGGCGCCACGGAGAAACTCGACCGCGTACTGCTGCATCCGCTGGCGGGGCCCGTTATTTTGGCCGCCGTCCTATTTCTCGTTTTCCAAGCGGTGTTTAGCTGGGCGCAAGCGCCGATGGAAGCCATCAAGGCAGGCGTGGCATGGGGCGGCAGCTCACTTGCCCCCCTACTGCCCGAGGGCATGCTACGCAGCCTGTTGGTGGACGGCATTCTCGCCGGCGTGGGCAGTGTGCTGGTATTTTTGCCGCAAATCCTGATTTTGTTTTTCTTCATCCTGGCGCTGGAAGAAAGCGGCTACTTGCCGCGCGCGGCGTTCTTGCTCGACCGCTTAATGGGAAAGATCGGCCTATCCGGGCGCGCCTTCATCCCACTGCTTTCAAGCTTCGCGTGCGCGATACCGGGGATCATGGCTACTCGCACGATCCAAAATCCGCGGGAGCGCTTGGTCACCATCATGATCGCGCCCCTGATGACATGCTCCGCACGGCTCCCGGTCTACGCCCTCATCATCGCGGCCTTCATTCCGAGCACCACCGTGGGCCGCATTTTCAACCTGCAAGGCGTGGTGCTCTTCGCCCTCTACATCGCCGGCATCGTGAGCGCGATGGCGGTGGGTTTTCTCGCCAAGCGGGCGGGCGCCAGGGACCGTATTCAGCCGCTGCTGATGGAGTTACCCGACTACCATTGGCCCCACGCGCGCAGTCTCGTCATCGGGCTTTGGGAACGCGCCAAGATTTTTCTCTCGCGCGTGGGTGGCATCATCTTGTCGCTGATGATTCTTCTGTGGTTCCTGAGCACATTCCCCAGCCCGCCCGCGGACGCCACGCTGCCCGCCATATCCTATAGCTTCGCCGGTATTCTCGGCCGCTACCTGGAAACTATCTTCGCTCCCATCGGATTCAACTGGCAGATTTCCATCGCGTTGGTGCCCGGACTGGCGGCGCGCGAAGTTGCGGTGGGCGCCCTGGGCACCGTCTATGCGCTTTCGCAAACCGGCGATGCGCTCGCCGAATCGCTCACCCCTCTCATCGCATCCACCTGGGGCCTGCCCACGGCCTTGTCCCTGCTGGCGTGGTACGTTTTCGCCCCGCAATGCATCTCCACCTTGAGCGTGGTGAAGCGCGAGACCAACTCGTGGCGTTATCCGGCTGCCATGGCCGCCTATCTCTTCGGGTTAGCTTACCTGGCCTCCTTCATCACTTATCGCACGGCACTTTGGA
- a CDS encoding ferrous iron transport protein A: MSVSTDSPSMPSRPGGATLASLAKDSRATITGLSVPAGQALADHVERLMELGFLPGENVRVLAKGFPSGDPIAVRIGQATFALRRFEAELIAVDGERKE, translated from the coding sequence ATGTCCGTATCCACCGACAGCCCCTCCATGCCCTCGCGGCCAGGCGGCGCAACCCTCGCCTCTCTGGCCAAGGACAGCCGTGCCACCATCACGGGGTTGAGTGTGCCGGCCGGGCAAGCGCTGGCCGATCATGTGGAGCGGCTCATGGAGTTGGGGTTCCTGCCAGGAGAAAACGTGCGGGTGCTGGCAAAGGGATTCCCTTCCGGCGACCCCATCGCTGTGCGTATCGGCCAAGCAACCTTCGCCCTACGCCGTTTCGAGGCGGAACTCATCGCCGTGGACGGGGAGCGCAAGGAATGA